A single Syngnathus acus chromosome 8, fSynAcu1.2, whole genome shotgun sequence DNA region contains:
- the dctn5 gene encoding dynactin subunit 5 has translation MELSEILYNKAEYIETASGNKVSRQSVLCGSQNIVLNGKTIVMNDCIIRGDLANVRVGRHCVVKSRSVIRPPFKKFSKGVAFFPLHIGDHVFIEEDCVVNAAQIGSYVHIGKNCVIGRRCVLKDCCKILDNTVLPPETVVPPFTVFSGCPGLFSGELPECTQDLMIDVTKSYYQKFLPLSQI, from the exons ATGGAGTTGTCTGAAATATTGTACAACAAAGCGGAGTACATTGAGACG GCGTCTGGCAACAAGGTGAGCAGGCAGTCGGTGCTCTGTGGAAGTCAAAACATCGTACTTAATGGCAAA ACCATCGTTATGAATGACTGCATCATCAGGGGGGACCTGGCTAATGTCAGGGTTGGCAGACATTGTGTGGTTAAAAGCAGGAGTGTCATTCGTCCACCGTTCAAAAAGTTCAGCAAAgg TGTGGCCTTCTTCCCACTTCACATCGGCGACCACGTGTTCATCGAGGAGGACTGCGTTGTGAACGCAGCCCAGATCGGATCCTACGTCCACATCGGCAAGAACTGCGTTATT GGTCGCCGTTGTGTGCTGAAAGACTGCTGCAAGATCTTGGACAACACTGTCCTTCCTCCTGAGACAGTGGTGCCTCCTTTTACCGTCTTTTCTGGATGCCCAG GTTTGTTTTCCGGGGAGCTACCAGAATGCACACAGGACCTGATGATTGACGTCACTAAGAGCTACTACCAGAAGTTTCTTCCCCTCAGCCAGATATAA
- the ndufab1b gene encoding NADH:ubiquinone oxidoreductase subunit AB1b: protein MASRALQKCVRSLARPSLRLLSANLAMRAAPIPAAAALRPLSFAAASRRTRWLSQNPISSGVLCRQYGDLPPLTLETIKDRVIYVLKLYDKINPEKLETTSHFMKDLGLDSLDQVEIIMAMEDEFGFEIPDAEAEKLMTPSEIVQYIANKKDVYE from the exons ATGGCGTCCCGTGCCCTGCAAAAATGTGTCCGCTCTCTCGCCCGACCATCGCTGCGGCTTCTGTCCGCTAACCTGGCAATGAGAGCCGCTCCGATCCCTGCGGCAGCTGCTCTCCGACCTCTCTCTTTCGCCGCAGCCAGCCGGAGGACGCGCTGGCTCTCCCAGAACCCC ATCTCCTCAGGCGTTCTATGCAGGCAATACGGCGACCTGCCTCCCCTCACTCTTGAGACCATCAAAGACCGCGTCATCTATGTCCTCAAGCTCTACGACAAGATTAACCCCGAGAAG CTGGAGACGACCTCCCACTTTATGAAAGACTTGGGTCTGGACAGCCTGGACCAAGTAGAGATCATTATGGCCATGGAGGATGAGTTTG GCTTTGAGATTCCCGACGCAGAAGCAGAGAAGTTGATGACTCCTTCGGAGATCGTACAGTACATCGCAAACAAGAAGGATGTGTATGAAtag